In Candidatus Cloacimonadota bacterium, one genomic interval encodes:
- a CDS encoding Gingipain R has product MLNNKKVLFLLLLLLVFISFNYAVFQSIEFENRETRTVVTSSDLYGLSLFYQFDRLNHFTVSTEQGEFTEILIDSMGQTNDIGEPKLPISRRFIAVPLGAEVAIRALNYEVAEFVLADFGISYPIMPAQHSVPKCPDIEPPPFEFNEQAYNRISYTGQPLVKAEEVGIMRGVRLFAVELYPIDYNPQAGTIRVYNDVEVEVTFIGGDFAATEELRQRTHSPYFEFLYEEQIMNYETVAERQNLTRYPVKYIIITHSMFVDALDPFIDWKTMKGFETIVGVIGSPEVGSTTTSIKNYIQGIWNAASPQDPAPSFVLFVGDTAQIPAYSGGDTVGNHISDLHYVRLEGTDYLPEMFYGRFSANNLTELQPQIDKTLFYEKLQTTDPSYLGEVVLIAGVDASWAPSHANGHINYGTEHYFNASNGIYSHTYLYPASGSSSAAIINDVSNGVGYVNYTAHGSSTSWSDPSFTISNVYNLQNDGKYTFAVGNCCVTNKFEVTECFGEAWLRAPNKGAIGYIGGTNNTYWNEDYWWGVGYIGSVPSHGNAVPYNSAQLGMFDRLFHTHGESFTNWFTTGGAMIYAGNLAVEQSTSSLKNYYWEIYALMGDPSLTPYMREPLENIANYPQQIFLGQSEIQITAEPYSYVGLSMDGELYGAGLVDAAGQLTLEFTPFTSLGEATLVITLQNHAPIISELQILPLAGPFVVLNDYEIVGNMEYTPQYGETVNFHVTLENLGIETATNVSAQLSTEDTYITIVDDYQFFGNINAGSTTTVNNAYQILIADSITNQHRVFFTLQITDNDNEWSSNFNFYVNSPVLEVSNLMIQDPPPGGNNNGRLDPGETVSMVFTVENIGQAASQAGTATLEVNNPLVDISTPVYNITAISPGANIQTIYTVTVDESINPGTVVEFTKTMDYGAYTTVYYRYIPVGLVLEDFETGDFSSFPWEFAGNADWTIVTDNVYEGLYSAKSGTIAHNQNTAMEVTLNVAANSEISFYRKVSSEANYDFLYFFIDGVQQAQWSGEVDWSQVSYPVNAGERTFRWTYMKDGSVSSGSDCAWVDYIVFPALIPQDSPRNLIAHAGNGYVDLSWSTPVDGVPSSYNIYKNGSLVNNTGNLTYTDNSVINGVTYTYYVTAVYPTYESGPSNTVQAIPNTIQIVDIGTGTSVNGTSSAAPINIWYRSLRGQMVYTAAEINSAGFQGPGLITHLGFYVTQTPLYSLPNFLIRMKHTTATNASAHDPGPYQAVYTTASYTPNAGGWDMLELSEPFEWNGVDNILVDTAFSLVPNYNASGQQRIFNSSNGFRYVWNDNSDQTNSTTTTTANYKPQIRMQFVDESEPPYLDVPEIIDVYVENGNIYISWVEVIGATDYLVESSDSIEDEFLPHTPEGIFSVEGNIVTWESPITDPMRFYRVKALITPPVSRYPDLNKTIRGSRE; this is encoded by the coding sequence ATGTTAAACAACAAAAAAGTATTATTCCTTTTGTTATTGCTGTTAGTCTTCATATCCTTTAATTATGCAGTTTTTCAGTCAATCGAATTCGAAAATCGTGAAACTAGAACTGTAGTGACTTCCAGTGATCTTTATGGTCTTTCTCTGTTTTATCAATTTGATCGTTTGAACCATTTTACTGTTTCAACCGAACAGGGAGAATTCACTGAGATTCTGATCGATTCCATGGGTCAGACAAATGATATCGGAGAGCCGAAACTACCTATAAGCCGTAGATTTATTGCTGTTCCACTTGGGGCAGAAGTAGCTATACGTGCCTTAAACTATGAGGTAGCTGAATTTGTTTTAGCTGATTTTGGAATTTCCTATCCGATCATGCCGGCTCAGCATTCAGTACCCAAGTGTCCAGATATTGAGCCACCGCCGTTTGAGTTTAATGAACAGGCATATAATCGTATCTCTTATACTGGTCAACCTTTAGTGAAGGCAGAAGAGGTCGGCATTATGCGGGGTGTTAGACTATTTGCTGTTGAACTTTATCCGATTGATTATAACCCTCAGGCAGGAACAATTAGAGTTTATAACGATGTCGAAGTAGAAGTGACCTTTATTGGTGGAGATTTTGCTGCAACGGAAGAGTTACGACAAAGAACTCACTCCCCGTATTTCGAGTTCTTATATGAAGAGCAGATCATGAACTATGAAACGGTAGCAGAGAGACAAAATCTGACTCGTTATCCGGTGAAATATATCATCATTACTCATTCAATGTTCGTTGATGCTTTAGATCCTTTCATTGATTGGAAGACAATGAAAGGATTTGAAACAATTGTCGGTGTAATAGGCAGTCCTGAAGTAGGGTCAACGACAACCTCTATCAAGAATTATATTCAGGGTATCTGGAATGCTGCCAGTCCGCAAGACCCTGCACCCTCATTTGTCTTGTTTGTAGGCGATACAGCACAAATACCGGCTTATAGCGGCGGTGATACGGTGGGGAACCACATATCTGATCTGCATTATGTCAGGTTAGAGGGTACCGATTATTTACCAGAGATGTTTTATGGCAGGTTTTCCGCTAATAATCTTACTGAATTACAACCACAAATAGATAAAACTCTATTTTATGAGAAATTACAAACAACTGATCCCTCTTATTTAGGAGAAGTGGTACTTATCGCTGGTGTTGATGCAAGTTGGGCACCTTCTCATGCGAATGGGCATATTAATTATGGCACAGAACATTACTTTAATGCATCAAACGGCATTTATTCACATACATATCTATATCCTGCATCGGGTAGCAGCTCAGCAGCAATAATTAATGATGTTAGTAATGGGGTTGGTTACGTAAACTATACAGCTCACGGTTCATCAACATCATGGTCAGATCCGAGCTTCACGATATCTAATGTATATAATCTGCAAAATGATGGTAAATACACCTTCGCAGTTGGCAATTGTTGTGTAACAAATAAGTTTGAGGTAACTGAGTGTTTCGGTGAAGCTTGGCTTCGAGCACCCAATAAAGGAGCTATTGGCTATATTGGAGGAACAAACAACACTTATTGGAATGAAGATTATTGGTGGGGAGTAGGTTATATAGGTTCGGTTCCGAGTCACGGTAACGCTGTACCTTATAACTCAGCACAACTTGGTATGTTCGACCGGCTTTTTCATACTCATGGTGAGAGTTTTACAAATTGGTTTACTACCGGTGGGGCAATGATCTATGCTGGTAATTTAGCCGTTGAGCAATCGACCAGTTCACTGAAAAACTATTATTGGGAGATCTATGCTCTGATGGGTGATCCATCATTAACCCCATATATGCGAGAACCACTGGAAAATATTGCTAATTATCCGCAACAGATCTTTTTGGGACAAAGTGAGATACAGATCACTGCTGAGCCCTATTCTTATGTTGGACTTTCTATGGATGGAGAACTATACGGTGCCGGATTGGTAGATGCAGCTGGTCAATTAACATTAGAGTTTACACCATTTACTTCTCTTGGTGAAGCTACTCTGGTAATAACGCTTCAAAACCATGCTCCTATTATCAGTGAGTTACAGATTTTACCATTGGCAGGTCCCTTTGTCGTTCTGAACGATTATGAAATTGTTGGTAATATGGAATATACACCACAGTATGGTGAAACAGTCAATTTCCATGTTACTTTAGAAAACCTTGGAATCGAGACAGCGACTAATGTTTCAGCTCAACTGTCAACAGAAGATACATATATTACAATTGTTGACGATTATCAGTTTTTTGGGAATATAAATGCAGGATCGACAACTACAGTTAACAATGCTTATCAGATTCTGATTGCTGATAGTATTACTAACCAGCACAGGGTCTTCTTTACACTCCAGATAACAGATAATGATAATGAATGGTCTTCCAATTTCAACTTCTATGTAAATTCTCCTGTACTTGAAGTGAGCAATCTAATGATCCAAGATCCACCACCAGGTGGTAATAATAATGGTAGATTAGATCCCGGTGAAACAGTCTCCATGGTGTTCACTGTTGAAAATATTGGACAAGCAGCATCTCAAGCCGGTACTGCAACTTTAGAGGTTAATAATCCTCTTGTCGACATATCAACACCTGTCTATAATATTACAGCAATTTCTCCGGGTGCTAATATTCAAACTATCTATACAGTAACCGTTGATGAAAGCATCAATCCGGGTACTGTTGTTGAGTTTACCAAAACAATGGATTATGGTGCTTATACTACTGTGTATTATCGCTATATACCGGTAGGTTTGGTCTTAGAAGATTTCGAAACGGGTGATTTCAGTTCGTTCCCCTGGGAATTTGCCGGAAATGCTGACTGGACTATTGTCACAGATAATGTTTATGAAGGTCTATACTCAGCCAAATCGGGCACTATTGCTCACAATCAAAACACAGCAATGGAAGTGACACTGAATGTTGCAGCTAATAGTGAGATCAGTTTTTATCGCAAAGTATCTTCAGAAGCGAATTATGACTTCCTCTACTTCTTCATCGATGGAGTACAGCAAGCCCAATGGTCGGGAGAAGTTGACTGGTCGCAAGTATCATATCCTGTCAATGCCGGAGAACGAACCTTCCGCTGGACCTATATGAAAGACGGATCTGTAAGTTCAGGTTCAGATTGTGCTTGGGTAGATTATATTGTCTTTCCGGCTCTTATACCGCAAGACTCACCTCGTAATCTAATAGCCCACGCTGGTAATGGATATGTAGACCTATCTTGGTCTACTCCAGTTGATGGAGTTCCTTCATCTTATAATATATATAAGAATGGTTCACTTGTAAATAATACAGGAAATTTGACTTATACAGATAACAGTGTTATTAATGGAGTTACCTATACATACTATGTAACTGCTGTTTATCCGACCTATGAATCAGGACCTTCCAATACAGTTCAGGCAATACCGAATACTATCCAGATAGTAGATATTGGTACAGGTACCAGTGTTAATGGAACTAGTTCAGCAGCTCCAATAAATATCTGGTATAGAAGTTTAAGAGGTCAGATGGTTTACACGGCTGCAGAGATCAATTCAGCAGGATTTCAAGGACCGGGTCTAATTACTCATCTCGGATTTTATGTAACCCAAACACCACTCTATAGTTTACCAAACTTCTTAATCAGAATGAAGCATACAACAGCAACTAATGCTTCTGCTCATGATCCGGGACCATATCAGGCAGTTTACACTACTGCCTCATACACTCCAAATGCCGGTGGTTGGGATATGCTGGAATTATCAGAACCATTTGAATGGAATGGAGTAGATAACATTTTAGTTGATACAGCTTTCAGCTTAGTACCTAACTATAATGCCTCAGGTCAGCAGAGGATATTCAATTCTTCAAATGGGTTCAGGTATGTTTGGAATGATAATTCCGACCAAACTAATTCTACTACAACAACCACAGCGAATTATAAACCTCAGATAAGAATGCAATTCGTTGATGAATCAGAGCCGCCATATTTAGATGTCCCGGAAATCATTGATGTGTATGTTGAAAACGGTAATATTTATATATCGTGGGTAGAAGTTATTGGTGCTACGGATTATCTAGTCGAGTCAAGTGATTCGATAGAAGATGAGTTTCTTCCTCATACCCCAGAGGGGATATTCAGCGTTGAGGGGAATATTGTAACTTGGGAAAGTCCTATAACAGACCCGATGAGATTTTACAGAGTAAAAGCTCTTATAACGCCCCCAGTATCAAGATATCCTGATCTAAACAAAACAATTAGGGGTAGCAGAGAATAA
- a CDS encoding heavy metal translocating P-type ATPase, whose product MNKDLDKWIFDIEGMTCAGCAATIEKRLNELPGISEAHVNFATAKAYITLDESKISADEIAKQVAKIGYKAALHQAEELETITLNIKGMSCTSCVSNIESILGNSEGIKKVDINFANEKGIITYDPTVIKLADIKKIVASVGYEAEVQDDTVVEEKDKSIQIAYKKMLYAAILAGTIMTLMIIRMFGVKIPAYHLLTVLLGFPVVFILGSKVHHSSWLSIKNKVANMDVLVSLGSLPPFIIGLSGFFWQVQTFIEMAATIMTFHLIGKYLETKAKGKTSEAIKKLIKLGAKTARIQRGDEEIEVSVKELVIGDLMIIRPGEKIPIDGIIIEGNTNIDESMVTGESMPVFRQEGDEIIGATINKQGYIKAKVTKTGKETFLAQVIKLVEQCQGSKVPIQDFADRVTGYFVPIILVLTFLTFLSFNIFPSFHRIIIEWGATFLPWVNPDLTNLTLAFITATAVLVIACPCALGLGTPTALMVGSGLGAENGILIRSGEAVQTLREVKAVAFDKTGTITSGKPVVTDVITYNNYGEQELLLYAASLENSSEHPLAQAIIDKSKEYEIDLLPVKEVSAISGKGIKGLIEGKEVLAGNRRMLEDHQISYQIAESDIQKLEAEAKTLLLVAINKKLAGLLAVADQIKEDSVTAISRLNEMGITTIMLTGDNYKTAQAIAEKAGIKKIAAEILPEGKVNEIIKLQKEFGIVAMVGDGINDAPALKQANVGIALGTGTDIAIESADVTLIRSELVNVVYAIKLSKAIFRKIKENFFWAWFYNLIAVPVAMLGLLHPMIGAAAMSMSSLNVVYNSLRLKKFRLREG is encoded by the coding sequence ATGAACAAGGATTTAGATAAATGGATATTTGATATCGAAGGGATGACCTGCGCAGGATGTGCCGCTACGATAGAGAAAAGACTTAATGAGTTACCGGGTATTTCCGAAGCTCATGTCAACTTTGCTACAGCCAAAGCTTATATAACACTAGATGAGTCAAAGATATCAGCTGATGAGATAGCCAAGCAAGTAGCCAAAATAGGTTATAAAGCGGCATTACATCAAGCCGAAGAATTAGAAACTATAACATTAAATATCAAGGGGATGTCCTGCACAAGTTGTGTCTCCAATATAGAAAGTATTCTCGGTAACAGTGAAGGGATCAAGAAGGTTGATATCAATTTTGCCAATGAAAAAGGGATTATCACTTACGACCCCACAGTTATTAAATTGGCAGACATTAAGAAAATCGTTGCCTCTGTCGGTTATGAAGCCGAAGTTCAAGATGATACAGTAGTGGAAGAGAAAGATAAAAGCATTCAAATAGCTTATAAAAAGATGCTATATGCAGCGATCTTAGCCGGTACGATTATGACACTTATGATCATCAGAATGTTCGGAGTGAAGATCCCTGCATATCACCTGTTAACTGTTCTTCTCGGCTTCCCGGTTGTTTTCATTCTCGGTAGTAAAGTTCACCATTCCAGCTGGCTTTCTATCAAAAACAAAGTCGCTAATATGGATGTATTGGTCAGTCTTGGGTCTCTGCCCCCTTTTATTATAGGGCTTTCGGGATTCTTTTGGCAAGTACAGACCTTTATAGAGATGGCGGCAACGATCATGACTTTTCATCTGATCGGTAAATATTTGGAAACAAAAGCCAAAGGGAAAACTTCAGAGGCGATAAAGAAACTGATCAAGCTGGGAGCTAAGACAGCCCGTATCCAGAGGGGAGATGAGGAGATAGAAGTTTCCGTTAAAGAGTTGGTGATAGGTGATTTGATGATCATCAGACCGGGTGAAAAGATCCCCATCGACGGCATAATAATAGAGGGAAATACGAATATAGATGAGTCGATGGTAACCGGGGAATCGATGCCGGTCTTCAGGCAAGAGGGTGATGAAATTATTGGCGCAACGATCAATAAGCAGGGTTATATAAAAGCAAAAGTTACCAAAACAGGTAAAGAAACATTTCTCGCCCAGGTAATCAAACTTGTCGAACAATGTCAGGGTTCGAAAGTTCCGATCCAAGATTTTGCAGATAGGGTAACTGGTTATTTTGTTCCCATAATCCTTGTTTTAACTTTTCTGACCTTTCTTTCCTTTAATATCTTTCCCTCATTCCACAGGATCATTATTGAATGGGGTGCAACTTTTCTTCCTTGGGTCAATCCCGATCTGACAAACTTAACACTCGCCTTTATTACAGCCACAGCTGTTTTGGTCATTGCCTGTCCCTGCGCTCTCGGCTTAGGAACCCCGACAGCTCTTATGGTTGGTAGCGGACTGGGAGCAGAAAACGGGATCTTGATCAGAAGCGGAGAAGCTGTCCAGACACTTCGAGAGGTAAAGGCGGTTGCCTTTGATAAAACAGGAACGATCACTTCCGGTAAACCGGTAGTGACTGATGTAATTACCTACAATAATTATGGAGAGCAAGAATTATTGCTCTATGCAGCTTCATTGGAGAACAGTTCTGAACATCCTTTAGCACAAGCAATAATAGATAAAAGCAAAGAGTATGAGATAGATTTGTTGCCTGTAAAAGAGGTCAGTGCCATATCCGGTAAAGGTATTAAAGGATTGATTGAAGGTAAAGAAGTGCTTGCCGGTAATAGAAGAATGCTGGAAGATCATCAAATTTCTTATCAAATTGCAGAATCCGATATTCAAAAGCTGGAAGCAGAAGCGAAAACATTGTTATTGGTTGCTATTAATAAAAAATTGGCTGGGCTCTTAGCAGTAGCCGATCAAATAAAAGAGGATTCGGTAACAGCTATTAGCAGATTAAACGAAATGGGTATTACTACTATCATGCTGACCGGGGATAACTATAAAACCGCCCAAGCTATAGCTGAGAAAGCCGGAATCAAGAAAATTGCTGCTGAGATCTTACCGGAAGGGAAAGTCAATGAAATCATTAAACTCCAAAAAGAATTCGGGATCGTAGCCATGGTTGGTGATGGGATAAATGACGCTCCAGCTCTTAAACAAGCCAATGTGGGGATAGCATTAGGCACTGGGACCGATATTGCGATCGAATCGGCTGACGTTACTCTTATTCGCAGTGAATTGGTCAATGTAGTTTATGCTATCAAGCTATCCAAAGCTATATTTAGAAAAATAAAGGAAAATTTCTTCTGGGCATGGTTCTATAATCTTATAGCCGTTCCAGTGGCAATGCTCGGACTTCTTCATCCCATGATAGGGGCTGCTGCTATGTCGATGAGTTCCTTGAATGTCGTTTACAATTCTCTGAGATTGAAAAAGTTCCGGCTAAGAGAGGGATGA
- a CDS encoding T9SS type A sorting domain-containing protein translates to MFIRSKPVFLTILLFVFISCNYAVFQAIEFENRESITEVLSSDQSGVSLYYQFDRLNFFTVATDQGNFTEIFINELAHTNVIGEPKLPMSRRFIAVPLGAEVLVRTVNYQVSEYQLSDYGIEYPIIPVQHPVPKCPDAEPIPFEYNSETYSRATYFDHPLVLVEEIGIMRGVRLFAVELYPVDYAPQAGTLKVYNDIEVKVNYVGSDFAATEELRQRTYSPYFEFLYQEQIMNFEPIAERQNLTRYPVKYIIITHSMFTDALEPFIEWKLMKGFETIVGVIGSPEVGSTTTSIKNYIQGIWDAATPEDPAPSFVLFVGDTAQIPAYNGQTGSHITDLHYVRLEGTDFLPEMFYGRFSANNLNELQPQIDKTLVYEKLLIPDPSYLGEAVLIAGVDSWWATSHGNGHINYGTEHYFNASNGILAHAYLYPASGSSSQAIINNVSNGVGYANYTAHGSPTSWSDPSFTINNIYSLQNENKYPFVVGNCCITNKFDVYECFGEAWLRAPNKGAIGYVGGTDNTYWNEDFWWGVGHIANIPNHGNALPYASTGPGMFDGLFHTHGEDFVNWYTTGGAMIYAGNMAVEQSNSTMKNYYWEIYSLMGDPSLTPYMREPLENIAIFPQQIFLGQSQIQISATPYSYVGVSMDSELHGAGLINASGQMTLEITPFTTPGIAHIVITLQNHAPIIAEVQVIPNEGPYVIMSDFEIDVVGSTNNTPQFGDTVNLHITLENVGVESATGVAAQLSTEDTYITIVDGYELIGDIDAETALVFEDAFQLQIANNIPDQHRVFFIISITDNEEVWTTNFNIVVNAPDLVIEYPTINDPAPGGNNNGLLDPGETATLVFPISNNGNAMSPDTIIRFTSGSPYLTLLSDEFVNIGFIGVGMTLQAEFNIAVDSSLPIGTSITTGVNLFSDAYAAQETIVLPIGLLIEDFETGDFSSYPWQFSGNANWFIDTSQSYSGSYSARSGTITHNQSTSLSVTMNSPAAGEISFYLRVSSEANYDFLRFFINNQQQGEWSGNVVWQQVSFPVQAGNNTFRWTYIKDYSVSSGSDCAWIDYIIFPAAGTASSGPIFAAYPLELDFGGVPVGLSDSKQITISNFGDEQLTGTIISYEGFIIEDYTLRSIDGKILEKDNDLRIDNQRENHLNRDNDRSAIKQRMEYDYSVPTESYLTLQLLFVPEEEIDYSGQINITSNDPLHQEMLIDVMAYGTSALLSPINLQATIQGNLVMLSWESLIQPGSRERAEDLRLDLLGFNVYRDDQIINQELILDTSYEDTLSSPGSYLYYVTAVYDEGESEPSNIVQVDLLSADEDTILPFVTKLNQNYPNPFNPDTTIEFTLNVRQPVKIAIYNISGQLVRVVVDEVLDAGIHQVVWNGMGNANKPLASGIYLYRMSTDNYVETRKMILLK, encoded by the coding sequence ATGTTTATTAGGAGTAAACCAGTATTCTTAACGATATTGCTGTTTGTCTTTATTTCATGTAACTATGCAGTCTTTCAGGCAATAGAGTTTGAGAATCGTGAATCAATTACTGAGGTACTTTCCAGTGACCAAAGTGGAGTATCTTTGTATTATCAATTTGACCGTTTAAATTTTTTTACTGTTGCAACAGACCAAGGGAATTTTACGGAGATTTTTATCAATGAACTTGCTCATACCAACGTTATTGGTGAACCGAAACTCCCTATGAGTCGTCGTTTTATAGCAGTTCCATTGGGAGCTGAAGTATTAGTGCGAACTGTTAACTATCAGGTGTCTGAATACCAGTTATCCGATTATGGAATTGAATACCCTATCATTCCTGTCCAGCATCCTGTACCAAAGTGTCCGGATGCAGAACCGATACCTTTTGAATACAATTCTGAAACTTATAGCAGAGCAACCTATTTTGATCATCCTTTAGTATTAGTAGAAGAGATCGGTATAATGAGAGGGGTTAGACTCTTTGCTGTTGAACTCTATCCTGTTGATTATGCTCCCCAAGCAGGTACTTTGAAGGTTTATAATGATATTGAAGTAAAAGTAAATTATGTCGGAAGTGATTTTGCTGCTACTGAGGAGCTGAGACAGAGAACTTATTCACCGTATTTTGAATTTTTATACCAAGAACAGATAATGAATTTTGAACCGATAGCAGAGAGACAAAACCTGACTCGCTATCCGGTAAAGTATATTATAATTACTCATTCAATGTTTACAGATGCTTTAGAACCTTTTATCGAATGGAAGTTAATGAAGGGTTTCGAAACAATTGTCGGAGTTATAGGTAGTCCGGAAGTAGGTTCAACAACAACTTCAATCAAAAACTATATCCAGGGTATCTGGGATGCTGCTACCCCGGAAGATCCGGCACCATCCTTTGTGCTCTTTGTAGGAGATACAGCGCAAATCCCGGCGTATAATGGACAGACCGGTTCACACATAACAGATTTGCATTATGTTCGATTAGAGGGTACTGATTTCTTGCCTGAAATGTTTTATGGTAGGTTTTCAGCTAACAATCTAAATGAACTACAACCACAGATTGATAAAACATTGGTTTATGAAAAATTGCTCATACCGGATCCCTCCTATTTAGGAGAAGCAGTTCTTATTGCCGGAGTTGACTCTTGGTGGGCAACATCACACGGTAACGGGCATATCAATTATGGAACAGAGCATTACTTCAATGCTTCTAACGGAATATTAGCTCATGCGTATCTCTATCCTGCTTCAGGAAGCAGTTCTCAAGCGATAATCAACAACGTCAGTAATGGTGTCGGATATGCTAACTATACAGCACATGGTTCACCAACTTCCTGGTCAGATCCGAGCTTTACGATTAATAATATATACAGTCTACAGAATGAAAACAAATATCCTTTTGTTGTTGGTAACTGTTGTATCACCAATAAATTTGATGTATATGAGTGTTTTGGTGAAGCATGGTTAAGAGCACCAAATAAAGGTGCTATTGGTTATGTAGGTGGAACGGACAACACTTATTGGAATGAAGATTTCTGGTGGGGTGTTGGACATATAGCAAATATCCCTAACCATGGGAACGCTTTACCATATGCTTCTACCGGACCCGGAATGTTTGACGGGCTGTTTCATACACACGGAGAAGATTTTGTTAACTGGTACACTACAGGTGGAGCTATGATTTATGCCGGCAACATGGCAGTGGAGCAATCTAACAGCACAATGAAAAATTATTACTGGGAAATTTACTCTCTCATGGGAGACCCCTCTTTAACCCCTTATATGCGGGAGCCATTAGAGAATATTGCTATTTTCCCACAGCAAATCTTTTTAGGTCAGAGTCAGATCCAGATATCTGCTACACCTTATTCTTATGTAGGTGTTTCCATGGATAGTGAGTTACATGGAGCAGGATTAATCAATGCATCAGGTCAAATGACTTTAGAGATTACCCCCTTTACTACCCCGGGAATTGCTCATATAGTAATCACTCTGCAAAACCATGCCCCAATTATTGCCGAAGTACAAGTTATCCCCAATGAAGGTCCTTACGTTATCATGAGTGATTTTGAGATAGATGTTGTTGGGAGTACAAACAATACCCCTCAATTTGGAGACACAGTCAATCTTCATATTACTCTCGAAAACGTCGGAGTTGAGTCAGCTACTGGTGTTGCAGCCCAGTTGTCAACAGAAGATACATATATAACGATCGTTGATGGTTACGAACTTATTGGAGACATAGATGCCGAAACAGCACTAGTTTTTGAAGATGCATTCCAACTACAAATAGCGAATAACATTCCTGATCAGCATCGTGTGTTTTTCATTATTAGTATTACAGATAACGAAGAGGTTTGGACCACGAACTTTAATATTGTTGTTAATGCTCCTGACTTGGTAATAGAGTATCCTACAATAAATGATCCGGCACCGGGTGGAAATAATAACGGGTTATTAGACCCGGGTGAAACAGCCACTTTAGTATTTCCTATTTCTAACAATGGAAATGCAATGTCTCCGGATACTATCATTAGATTTACTAGTGGCTCTCCCTATCTGACACTATTGAGTGATGAATTTGTTAATATTGGCTTTATTGGTGTTGGCATGACCTTACAAGCTGAATTCAATATCGCTGTTGATAGTAGTTTACCCATTGGCACAAGTATTACAACAGGTGTAAATCTATTCTCAGATGCTTATGCAGCACAAGAAACTATAGTATTACCGATTGGCTTATTGATAGAAGATTTCGAAACTGGTGATTTCTCTTCTTATCCATGGCAATTTTCAGGTAATGCTAATTGGTTTATTGATACTTCACAGTCATATTCAGGAAGCTATTCAGCGAGGTCAGGTACCATTACTCATAATCAATCAACTTCCTTAAGTGTAACAATGAACAGTCCAGCAGCTGGAGAAATTAGTTTCTATCTGAGAGTGTCTTCTGAAGCGAATTACGATTTTCTGAGATTCTTTATAAATAATCAACAACAAGGCGAATGGTCAGGAAATGTAGTTTGGCAACAGGTTTCGTTCCCCGTACAAGCAGGGAATAACACTTTCCGTTGGACCTACATAAAAGACTATTCGGTTTCTTCAGGTTCTGATTGTGCCTGGATTGATTATATTATTTTCCCTGCAGCAGGGACAGCATCCTCTGGTCCTATATTTGCTGCCTATCCCTTAGAATTAGATTTTGGTGGAGTTCCAGTAGGTCTATCTGATTCAAAACAGATAACAATCAGCAATTTTGGTGATGAACAATTGACTGGCACTATAATTAGCTATGAAGGTTTTATTATTGAAGACTATACCCTGAGAAGTATAGACGGGAAGATACTTGAGAAGGATAACGATCTAAGAATTGATAATCAGAGAGAGAACCATTTAAATAGAGATAATGACAGAAGCGCTATAAAACAACGAATGGAATACGATTATAGCGTTCCAACAGAGAGCTATCTGACGCTACAACTGCTCTTCGTCCCGGAAGAAGAAATTGATTATAGTGGTCAGATCAATATTACCAGTAATGATCCACTTCATCAAGAGATGCTGATTGACGTTATGGCTTATGGAACCTCAGCTTTGCTCTCACCAATAAATTTACAAGCAACAATACAAGGCAATTTGGTAATGCTATCTTGGGAATCATTAATACAACCGGGCAGTAGAGAGCGAGCAGAGGATCTAAGACTTGATTTATTAGGGTTTAATGTCTATCGAGATGATCAGATCATCAATCAGGAACTTATTTTAGATACATCTTATGAAGATACTCTGTCTTCACCGGGTAGTTATCTATATTACGTAACAGCTGTCTATGATGAAGGTGAATCAGAACCTTCAAATATCGTTCAGGTTGATCTATTATCTGCTGATGAGGATACTATATTACCCTTTGTGACTAAACTGAATCAAAATTATCCCAATCCATTCAATCCAGATACAACAATTGAGTTTACACTTAATGTTCGTCAACCGGTTAAGATAGCAATCTATAACATCTCAGGACAGCTGGTCAGAGTAGTTGTTGATGAAGTATTAGATGCAGGCATACACCAAGTAGTTTGGAATGGAATGGGTAATGCTAATAAGCCACTTGCTAGCGGAATATATCTTTACAGAATGAGTACTGATAATTATGTAGAAACTCGCAAGATGATTTTATTGAAATGA